The Piliocolobus tephrosceles isolate RC106 chromosome 3, ASM277652v3, whole genome shotgun sequence genome has a window encoding:
- the TNIP2 gene encoding TNFAIP3-interacting protein 2, which translates to MQQLLSQPQHEREKEVVLLRRSMAEGERARAASDVLCRSLANETHQLRRTLTATAHMCQHLAKCLDERQHAHRNVGERSPDQSEHTGGHTSVQSVIEKLQEENRLLKQKVTHVEDLNAKWQRYDASRDEYVRGLHAQLKGLQTPHEPELMRKEISRLNRQLEEKINDCAEVKQELAASRTARDAALERVQMLEQQILAYKDDFMSERADRERAQSRIQELEEKVTSLLHQVSWRQDSQEPDACRIHAGSKAAKYLATDALELMVPGGWRPGTRAQQLEPPAEGGHLGMAQRGQGDLQCPHCLECFSDEQGEELLRHVAECCQ; encoded by the exons atgcAGCAGCTACTGAGCCAGCCCCAGCACGAACGAGAGAAGGAAGTCGTCCTGCTACGGAGGAGCATGGCGGAAGGGGAGCGCGCCCGGGCCGCCAGTGATGTGCTGTGCCGCTCCTTGGCCAACGAGACCCATCAGCTACGGAGGACGCTGACCGCCACTGCCCACATGTGTCAGCATCTGGCCAAGTGTCTGGATGAACGACAGCATGCACACAGGAATGTGGGGGAGAGAAGTCCTGACCAG TCAGAACATACAGGTGGGCACACCTCTGTCCAGAGTGTTATTGAGAAGTTGCAGGAAGAAAATCGACTGTTAAAACAGAAGGTGACTCAC GTTGAAGACCTCAATGCCAAGTGGCAGCGCTACGACGCCAGCAGGGACGAATACGTGAGGGGGCTCCATGCGCAGCTCAAGGGGCTGCAGACCCCACATGAGCCCGAGCTGATGAGGAAGGAGATCTCCCGGCTCAACAGACagttggaagagaaaataaacGACTGTGCAGAAGTGAAGCAGGAGCTGGCGGCCTCCAGGACGGCCCGGGACGCTGCACTGGAGCGGGTGCAGATGCTGGAACAGCAG ATTCTCGCTTACAAGGATGACTTCATGTCAGAAAGGGCCGATCGGGAACGGGCTCAAAGTAGGATTCAAGAACTGGAGGAAAAGGTCACCTCTTTGCTGCACCAGGTGTCCTGGAGACAG GATTCTCAGGAGCCAGACGCCTGCCGGATCCATGCTGGGAGCAAAGCTGCCAAGTACTTGGCCACCGACGCATTGGAGCTTATGGTGCCTGGTGGCTGGAGGCCTGGGACTAGGGCCCAACAGTTGGAACCCCCTGCAGAGGGCGGGCATCTTGGCATGGCCCAGAGAGGCCAGGGGGACCTTCAGTGCCCTCACTGCCTGGAGTGCTTCAGTGACGAGCAAGGTGAAGAGCTGCTCAGGCATGTGGCTGAGTGCTGCCAGTGA